One genomic segment of Cerasicoccus sp. TK19100 includes these proteins:
- a CDS encoding tyrosine-type recombinase/integrase, producing the protein MLAKPKRPSLPKPSVFKNATTGQWVCEFYEFDDKGKLKAKRKSFVRDLKREGKEATLTEQRSAALAMQEAVLKEQKERERLIRREREQTYLTARQLREAKAAFAIFDQIPDRNKSLVDAVILYREHLKLAQDSPYLDDCVNIFLARKQEAVENDHLSNETYKTLKKHLNPIVGHLNGSDARVKIGDVTAKMLIRFFDSLDVGVRTRRNYITSANTFFNDASNPKDEHRFIDKNPMDGVYVHYQKSNGAKSLKTTSSQRKTPKILQLEESKRALQVAYEQREYGILGFAVCGLFLGMRPSEVFDLVKQQDYWERFVKLDEGIVRVDGFGKMRDQRIIQIPENAKEWLRLIRDNDWPLCFKYDPDGDNTRYANFRALAYLPEGDGQHYIDLRRARKRGVKKTKAEKEFSESCRKKLLEYQDVLRHTCGTNLYYNSGFDKNHTIEQLGHSADVFVEHYRGLLDHPDDHTAYFAQTPGFCLPK; encoded by the coding sequence ATGCTGGCAAAACCGAAACGTCCGTCTCTCCCCAAACCTTCTGTTTTCAAGAACGCCACCACCGGCCAATGGGTGTGCGAATTCTACGAATTTGACGATAAGGGAAAGCTCAAGGCCAAGCGCAAATCCTTCGTCCGCGACCTAAAGCGCGAGGGTAAGGAAGCCACCTTGACCGAGCAACGCTCAGCCGCACTTGCGATGCAAGAAGCAGTCTTGAAGGAACAGAAGGAGCGTGAGCGTTTAATTCGGCGTGAACGAGAGCAGACCTATTTGACTGCACGTCAACTTAGAGAAGCGAAGGCCGCTTTTGCTATCTTTGACCAGATCCCCGATCGCAACAAAAGTCTCGTAGATGCGGTGATTCTCTACCGTGAGCATCTGAAATTGGCGCAAGATAGCCCATATCTAGATGACTGCGTTAACATCTTCCTAGCCAGAAAGCAGGAGGCCGTTGAGAACGACCATTTAAGCAACGAGACCTACAAGACCCTTAAGAAGCATCTAAACCCAATTGTGGGGCATCTTAACGGTTCTGATGCGCGGGTTAAAATTGGAGACGTGACCGCCAAGATGTTGATTCGCTTCTTTGATAGCCTGGATGTCGGTGTCAGGACACGACGGAATTACATCACGAGCGCCAACACTTTTTTCAACGATGCCTCCAACCCGAAGGACGAGCACCGTTTCATCGACAAAAATCCGATGGATGGCGTGTATGTCCACTATCAGAAATCCAACGGCGCAAAATCCCTGAAGACAACGAGCAGCCAGCGAAAGACGCCAAAGATTCTGCAATTGGAAGAATCCAAGCGAGCCTTGCAGGTTGCCTATGAGCAACGTGAGTATGGGATTTTGGGCTTTGCCGTCTGCGGCCTATTTCTCGGAATGCGCCCAAGCGAGGTCTTTGACCTTGTGAAGCAGCAAGATTACTGGGAGCGTTTTGTTAAGCTGGATGAGGGGATTGTTCGTGTTGATGGTTTTGGCAAGATGCGCGACCAGCGCATCATCCAAATTCCTGAGAATGCCAAAGAGTGGTTGCGCCTAATTCGGGACAATGATTGGCCTCTTTGTTTCAAATACGATCCCGACGGCGATAACACCCGATATGCAAATTTTCGAGCGCTTGCTTATCTGCCGGAAGGTGATGGCCAGCATTACATTGATTTGCGCCGTGCTCGCAAGCGTGGCGTTAAGAAGACCAAAGCTGAAAAGGAGTTTTCCGAGTCCTGCCGGAAGAAGTTACTGGAATATCAGGATGTGCTCCGCCATACCTGCGGCACGAACCTCTACTATAATAGTGGCTTCGATAAAAACCACACAATTGAGCAGCTAGGCCACAGTGCTGATGTATTTGTAGAGCATTATCGGGGCTTGCTGGATCATCCTGACGACCACACGGCGTATTTTGCCCAGACGCCTGGCTTTTGTTTACCAAAATGA